Proteins from a single region of Candidatus Omnitrophota bacterium:
- a CDS encoding acyl carrier protein, which yields MSVQDKVKSIIAEQLGVKPEEVTPEASFIDDLGADSLDTVELVMALEEEFGVEIPDEDAEKIATVGDAVKYIEEKTANK from the coding sequence ATGTCAGTTCAAGACAAGGTTAAATCAATAATTGCTGAACAACTGGGAGTTAAGCCTGAAGAGGTTACGCCTGAGGCATCCTTTATCGATGATCTGGGCGCCGATTCTTTGGATACCGTAGAATTGGTAATGGCGTTGGAAGAAGAATTTGGCGTTGAAATACCGGATGAAGATGCCGAGAAAATAGCAACAGTCGGCGACGCAGTTAAGTACATTGAAGAAAAGACTGCTAATAAATAA